From the genome of Solidesulfovibrio carbinolicus, one region includes:
- the brxF gene encoding BREX-3 system P-loop-containing protein BrxF, producing the protein MVEPIRDKIKRSLLSAEGLYHRLVLLVGEAGSGKTGVLREVAEDFGSSVVNVNLSLSSELLELTARQRSLRLPSILDQIVDQAQSPVVLDNLEILFDKDLQQDPLRLLQGISRNRVVVVSWHGTIDSGRLLYAETGHPEYRSYDSVDALIVSMDGAATVDWATDNRGAGQA; encoded by the coding sequence GTGGTCGAACCGATACGCGACAAAATAAAACGATCCCTCCTGTCAGCCGAAGGACTCTATCATCGCCTGGTACTCCTGGTGGGAGAAGCCGGTTCCGGAAAGACCGGCGTTCTTCGGGAAGTTGCTGAGGATTTCGGCTCATCCGTCGTCAACGTTAATCTGTCGCTTTCAAGCGAACTGCTTGAGCTGACGGCGAGGCAGCGGTCACTTCGGTTGCCAAGCATCCTCGACCAGATCGTGGACCAGGCTCAGTCACCCGTAGTGCTGGATAACCTCGAGATTCTCTTCGACAAGGACCTGCAGCAGGACCCCTTGCGCTTGCTGCAGGGCATTTCGAGAAACCGGGTTGTGGTAGTTTCTTGGCACGGAACCATAGATTCCGGGAGACTTTTGTACGCCGAAACCGGCCATCCCGAGTACCGCAGCTATGACTCGGTCGATGCGCTGATTGTGAGTATGGATGGCGCAGCAACGGTC
- a CDS encoding helix-turn-helix domain-containing protein yields the protein MDERWLTVDDICKYLNVSNETVYKWIEQRAMPGHRVGRRWMFKQDEVDVWVRSGGAADKIDRPET from the coding sequence ATGGACGAGCGATGGCTGACAGTTGATGACATTTGCAAATATTTGAATGTAAGCAACGAGACGGTCTATAAATGGATCGAACAACGGGCCATGCCCGGGCATCGTGTCGGCCGTCGTTGGATGTTCAAGCAAGATGAGGTTGATGTATGGGTCCGCTCCGGCGGTGCGGCTGACAAAATCGACAGGCCGGAAACTTAG